In Streptomyces liangshanensis, the DNA window CGGCGGCCAGGAGCCGGCCGAAAGCGGTGCCGAACACGGCGAGGATCTCCTCGCCGCGCTCCTCGTCGGCTGTTTCTGCGGGACGCGGGACCGACATCGCTGGGTGCCTCCTGGTGCAGGTGCTGAGGGGTCGGCGGCGCCTCGGCGCCGTCGGAAGTGGCAACGCACGACGGTACTCGCCAGTGCCCGCCGGTGGGTCCGTCCAGGCCTCCTTTGTCGGTGCCGAGTCGTAGACTCCACGCTGTCCCCCCAGACTGTTCCGCAGCCTGTCGATCGCCGTTCGCCGGAGGCCCCCGTCGTGACCAAGCCGCCCTTCACGCACCTGCATGTCCACACCCAGTACTCCCTGCTGGACGGTGCCGCGCGGCTCGGCGACATGTTCAAGGCCTGCGGTGAGATGGGCATGTCCCACATCGCCATGACGGACCACGGGAACCTGCACGGGGCCTACGACTTCTTCCACCAGGCGAAGAAGGCCGGCGTCACCCCGATCATCGGGATCGAGGCGTACGTCGCCCCCGAGTCACGGCGCAACAAGCGGAAGATCCAGTGGGGCCAGCCGCACCAGAAGCGTGACGACGTGTCCGGTTCCGGTGGGTACACCCACAAGACGATCTGGGCGGCGAACGCGAAGGGGCTGCACAACCTCTTCCGCCTCTCCTCCGACGCGTACGCCGAGGGCTGGCTGACGAAGTGGCCGCGGATGGACAAGGAGACCATCGCCCAGTGGTCCGAGGGCCTGATCGCCTCCACCGGCTGCCCCTCCGGCGAGGTCCAGACCCGGCTGCGCCTCGGCCAGTTCGACGACGCGCTCAAGGCGGCCTCCGAGTACCAGGACATCTTCGGCAAGGACCGGTACTTCCTGGAGCTCATGGACCACGGCATCGAGATCGAACGGCGGGTCAGGGACGGCCTGCTGGAGATCGGCCAGAAGCTGGGCATCCCGCCGCTGGTCACCAACGACTCGCACTACACGTACGCGAACGAGGCCACCGCCCACGACGCGCTGCTCTGCATCCAGACCGGCAAGAACCTCTCCGACCCGGACCGCTTCCGCTTCGACGGCACCGGCTACTACCTCAAGTCCACGGACGAGATGTACGCGGTGGACTCCTCCGACGCCTGGCAGGAGGGCTGCGCCAACACCCTGCTGGTGGCGCAGCAGATCGACACCGAGGGCATGTTCCAGGAGCGGAACCTGATGCCCAAGTTCGACATCCCCGAGGGCTTCACCGAGGTCAGCTGGTTCCGCGAGGAGACCATGCGCGGCATGGCCCGCCGCTACCCGGGCGGCATCCCGGACGACCGGCTCAAGCAGGTCGAGTACGAGATGGGCATCATCATCGACATGGGCTTCCCCGGGTACTTCCTGGTGGTCGCCGACTTCATCATGTGGGCCAAGAACAACGGCATCGCGGTGGGCCCGGGCCGCGGCTCGGCGGCCGGTTCGATCGTCTCGTACGCGATGGGCATCACCGACCTCGACCCGATCGAGCACGGGCTGATCTTCGAGCGGTTCCTCAACCCCGAGCGCATCTCGATGCCCGACGTCGACATCGACTTCGACGAGCGCCGGCGCGGCGAGGTCATCCGGTACGTGACGGAGAAGTACGGCGCCGACAAGGTCGCCATGATCGGCACGTACGGCAAGATCAAGGCCAAGAACGCGATCAAGGACTCCGCGCGCGTCCTCGGCTACCCGTACGCGATGGGCGACCGCCTCACCAAGGCCATGCCCGCCGACGTCCTCGGCAAGGGCATCGACCTCAACGGCATCACCGACCCCAAGCACCCGCGCTACAGCGAGGCGGGCGAGATCCGGGGGATGTACGAGAACGAACCGGACGTCAAGAAGGTCATCGACACCGCCAAGGGCGTCGAGGGCCTGGTCCGGCAGATGGGCGTGCACGCGGCCGGCGTCATCATGTCCAGCGAGCCGATCGTCGACCACGCCCCGATCTGGGTCCGGCACACCGACGGGGTGACCATCACCCAGTGGGACTACCCCCAGTGCGAGTCGCTCGGCCTGCTCAAGATGGACTTCCTGGGGCTGCGCAACCTCACGATCATGGACGACGCCGTCAAGATGGTGAAGGCCAACAAGGGCATCGACCTCGACCTGCTCGCGCTGCCGCTGACCGACCCCACCACGTACGAACTGCTCTGCCGCGGTGACACCCTCGGCGTCTTCCAGTTCGACGGCGGGCCCATGCGCTCCCTGCTGCGCCTGATGAAGCCCGACAACTTCGAGGACATTTCCGCCGTCTCGGCCCTCTACCGGCCGGGCCCGATGGGCATGAACTCGCACACGAACTACGCGCTGCGCAAGAACGGCCAGCAGGAGATCACCCCGATCCACCCGGAGCTGGAGGAGCCGCTCAAGGAGATCCTCGGCCTCACCCACGGCCTGATCGTGTACCAGGAGCAGGTGCAGAAGGCCGCCCAGATCATCGCCGGGTACTCCCTGGGCGAGGCCGACATCCTGCGCCGCGTGATGGGCAAGAAGAAGGCCGACGAGCTGGCGAAGAACTTCGTCCTCTTCCAGGCCGGCGCCAAGAAGAACGGCTACTCGGACGAGGCGATCCAGGCCCTGTGGGACGTCCTGGTGCCGTTCGCCGGATACGCCTTCAACAAGGCCCACTCCTCCGCGTACGGCCTGGTCACCTACTGGACCGCGTACCTGAAGGCGAACTACCCCGCCGAGTACATGGCGGCCCTGCTGACCTCGGTGAAGGACGACAAGGACAAGTCGGCCGTCTACCTCAACGAGTGCCGGCGCATGGGCATCAAGGTGCTCCCGCCGAACGTCAACGAGTCGCAGTCGAACTTCGCCGCCCAGGGTGACGACGTGATCCTCTTCGGCCTGACCGCGATCAGGAACGTGGGGCAGAACGTCGTCGACTCGATCATCCGGTGCCGCAAGGCGAAGGGGAAGTACACCAGCTTCCCCGACTTCCTGGACAAGGTCGAGGTCGTCGTCTGCAACAAGCGCACCGTCGAGTCGCTGATCAAGGCCGGCGCCTTCGACGAGATGAAGCACACCCGCAAGGGGCTCGTCGCCCACCACGAACCGATGATCGACAACGTGGTCGCGGTGAAGCGCAAGGAGGCCGAGGGGCAGTTCGACCTCTTCGGCGGGATGGGCGACGAGGCCACCGACGAGCCCGGCTTCGGCCTCGACGTCGAGTTCTCCGACGTCGAGTGGGATAAGTCGTACCTCCTCGCGCAGGAGCGGGAGATGCTCGGCCTGTACGTCTCCGACCACCCGCTCTTCGGTCTCGAACACGTGCTGTCCGACAAGTCCGACGCGGCGATCTCCCAGCTCACCGGGGGTGAGCACGCGGACGGCGCGGTCGTCACCATCGGCGGCATCATCTCCGGCCTCCAGCGCAAGATGACCAAGCAGGGCAACGCCTGGGCCATCGCCACCGTCGAGGACCTGGCCGGGTCCATCGAGTGCATGTTCTTCCCCGCCACCTACCAGCTGGTCTCCACCCAGCTCGTCGAGGACACCGTGGTCTTCGTCAAGGGCCGCCTCGACAAGCGCGAGGACATCCCCCGGCTGGTCGCCATGGAGCTCCAGGTGCCCGACGTGTCGTCCGCCGGCACGGACGCGCCCGTCGTCATCACGATCCCCACGGTGAAGGTCACCCCGCCGATGATCAGCCGCCTCGGCGAGATCCTCGGCCACCACCGGGGCAACTCCGAGGTCCGGATCAAGCTCCAGGGGGCCAGGAAGACGACGGTCCTGAGGCTCGACCGGCACCGGGTCCAGCCGGACGCGGCGCTCTTCGGCGACCTCAAGGTGCTGCTGGGCCCGGCCTGCCTGGCCGGCTGAGCCACCCCGTACCGCATGCCTGAGGGGCACGCCCGGATCACCGGGCGTGCCCCTCAGGCGTGAGCGGCCGGCCGCGTCAGTTGTGGCCGAAGCGCTTCTGCTTGCCCTTGTGCGGCATGTCCGACGGGGTTATCCGGGACTGCACCTGCTCCGAGCGGTCCTCGGACGACCGGGACTCCTCGGAGCCGCGCGCCTCCGTCGACGGGGCCTGCTGCTTGTTGCGGTCACGGTTCTTGTTCTTCGCCATGAAGATGCCTCCTGAGACGGTCCCGGGACCGGGACGCGTTCAGACTCACATATGACATAAAATGCCGCATTTTGGATCATTGCGCTGGGTAGTGAGCCCATGTCACGGGGCGGGTGTGCGATACGCCACGCCGATGATCGAGTTCCGGACGTCAAGCCTCCTGCCGTCGGGCAGACTCGAAGGAAACCCGCAGTAACTCCCGATCGCCCGATCCCGAGGTTGCCGAAAGAGGGGTGGAACACGTGGATCGCTGCGTCGTCCTGGTGGACGCCGGATACTTGCTGGGCGCCGCGGCGAGTCTCCTCGCCGGGGAACCGGCCCGCTCGCGCATCACCGTCGACCACGCCGCGCTGATCCAGGGCCTGCGCGAGCGGGCCGAGGCGGACACGGAACAGCCCCTGCTCCGGATCTACTGGTTCGACGGCGCCCCCGACCGCGTCCCCCAGCCCGAGCACCGGAGGCTGCGGGTCATGCCCCGCGTGACGGTCCGGCTGGGCGCGCTGACCCGGAGCGACGGGCGCTGGGCGCAGAAGGGCGTGGACGCCGCGATGCACGCGGAGCTGACCGAACTGGCCAGAAACCGCGCCTGCTCGGACGTGGTGCTCGTGACCGGTGACGGGGATCTGCTGCCCGGGCTGATGTCCGCCAAGGAACACGGCGTCGCGGTGCACCTGTGGGCCGTGCAGGCCGCGGACGGCGACTACAACCAGTCCGAGGACCTGGTGGCCGAGGCGGACGAGCGGCGGGTGCTCGACCGGGTGTGGATCACCAAGGCGGTACGGGCCAGGGAGACGGGCGGGGTGTGCCCGCCGCCGCCCGTGCCGCGCCCGGAGATCGCGGCGATCCTGTCGGCGCCCCTGCCGGAGTCGGCCTCGGCCTCCGGGGCGGGGGCGGCCTCGGGGGAGGCGGGGGGCGGCGAGGAGGCGGCTGCGCCGGGCGGGGCGGGGGTGGGGGCGGGGGCCGCGGGGCGGAACGGGTCGGGGCCGGCTGACCACGCGCCCGCCGCGGACGCGGACGCGTCTCCGGCGCCCGGGGGGCGGGGGGTGCCGACGCCCAAGGACCTCGCGAGCCTGCGGGCGCCGCTGGCACCTGCGGGGGCTGCCGGTGGTGGCGTCGGTGCGGGTGCGGGTGCGGGCGCCGGTACGGGTGCTGGTGCGACGCTTCGGTGGTCGTCGGACAAGGGGTGGGTCGAGCGGCCCGGGGGCGGGGGTGGCGGCGCTACGGCGGGCGAGCCGCCCGAGACGGCGTCGCTGCCGACGCTGGCCCAGCTCACGAGCGCGGAGCAGCGGTGGGCGGACCGGGAGGAGGACATCACCACGGTGGGGGGTGACCCCTTCGAGGTGGGTCAGGTCTTCGCGCGGCGGTGGATGGAGAGGTTGCCGGAGGCGGGGCATGTGCAGAAGCTCTCGGTGATGTACCCGCGGGTGCCGCACCGGATCGACGGGGAGCTGTTGCGGTACGCGGCGCGGTTCGGGTTGCTGGCGCACAAGGACGACCAGATCGACGAGCATGACCGGTACGCGATTCGAGCGGGCTTCTGGCGCGAGATCGACGTCCGCGCCACCGAGTCGGCCCCACCCGCGTAGCGCGGCTCAACGATGTCCTCAAACGCCGGACGGGCTTGGTTTGTGCGTCGGCCCGTTGCGCGGGCGCGGCTTAAAGATGTCCTCAATCGCCGGACGGGCTGGATTGTTGCGCCCGTTGTCCCGTGCGGGTCAAAGACGTCCTCAATCGCCGGACGGGCTTGAGAGGGGTTGCGGTCGGTCGTGACCGTTGCGGTTACCGATGTCCTCAATCGCCGGACGGGCTTGATTTGTGCGGGCGCGCGCCTGGGAGGGGGGCGGGTAGGGGTCGTGTCCGGAACGTAGAGCGTGTTTTGTGTCGCGTGATGGGGGTTGCCGTCAACAAGTGGTTGCGCGCGACGTAAAACATGCAGTGCAGGACATGGCCCCTGGCCGAACCCCGGCGACAGCCCGCGGATCGGATCCGGCTCGCAGCGGGCAAAATCAAGCCCGTCCGGCGATTGAGGACAAAGGCGGTGCGCGACGCCTAGTGCGCCCCCGAAATACCGGCTCCCCCCAACACCCCGTACGCTCAGGCGTGTGAGTACGGTGTGCGTCGTCCGCGATCTGGTCAAGACGTACCCCGCCGCGCGCGGCAGACGGGGCGCCCCGGCGACGCCGGAAGTGCGGGCCACCGACGGGATCAGCCTGGACGTGCGCCGCGGGGAGATCTTCGGGCTGCTCGGACCGAACGGCGCCGGCAAGTCCACCCTCGTCCGCCAGATCACCGGCCTCATGCGCCCCGACTCCGGCAGCGTCGAACTGCTCGGGCACGACCTCGTGGGCCACCCCGAGCGGGCCGCCCGCCTCATCGGCTACCTCGGCCAGGAGTCCACCGCGCTCGACGAGCTGACCGTGGCGCTCGCCGCCGAGACGACCGGCCGCCTCCGCGGGCTCTCGCTGCGCGCCGCGCGCGCCGAGCGGGACGCCGTGCTGGCCGAGCTGGGGCTCACCGAGATCGCCGGGCGCCCGCTCAAGAAGCTGTCGGGCGGGCAGCGCAGGCTGGCCTGTTTCGCCGCCGTGCTGGTCGGCGAACGCCCCGTACTGATCCTCGACGAACCCACCACCGGCATGGACCCGGTCGCGCGCCGCGCGGTCTGGGCCGCCGTGGACCGCCGCCGGGCCGAGCACGGGGCGACGGTGGTGCTCGTCACCCACAACGTCATCGAGGCCGAGACCGTCCTCGACCGGGTCGCCGTCCTGGAACGCGGCAAGGTCATCGCCTGCGACACCCCCGCCGGGCTCAAGGAGCAGGTCGCGGGGGAGGTGCGGGTGGAGCTGGTGTGGCGCGAGCGCGCGCCGCTGGACGTGCCCGAGGTCGCCGCGCTGCGCGGTTCCGCGCAGGAGTCGGGGCGCCGCTGGGTGCTGCGGCTCGCGCCCGACGAGGCGCGGGCGGCGGTCGCCGCGGTGACCGGGGGCGAGGCCTTCGCGGCGCTGGACGACTTCACGCTGGCGACGCCCAGTCTGGAGGACGTGTACCTGGCGCTCGGAGGCCGGGCGAAGGGGCTGGTGAAGGCGTGAGCCGTGCCGGTGCCCGGGGCTGTGCCCGTGGCCGCGTCCGGGAGCATGCCCGGGGCCGTACCCGCGTCCGTACGCGGGCGGCCGCCGCGCCGCCCGTGAGGGCCACGCCCACCACCTCCGCGCCGGACCGGGCGAAGAGGGCAACCCGTGCGTCTACGAACAGGAGCAGCGCCAGGTGAGCATCGTGCCGGCGGAGGCCGTGTCCGCGCGAGGCGGCGGGAGCGTGAGGGTGGCCCGGGAGAATTCCTCGGGGACGACGGCGGACGGCACGCCCGCGCCGCTCGCGCCGAGGGCGCGGCTGCTGCCCTCGCTGGCCGCGGTGTACCGCGCCCAGATGTCGCGGGCGAGGGTCGCCCGGATCCCGCTGCTGTTCGTCGCGACCTTCCAGTCGGTCGGGATCATGGTCCTGATGCGCGGGGTCGTGAACGGCGCGGAGGAGTCGCGGGCGGTGGTCGCGGGGGCCAGCGTCCTCGTGGTGGCGTTCGTGGCGCTCAACCTGCTCGCCCAGTACTTCGGGCACCTGCGGGCCAGCGGGGGACTCGACCACTTCGCCACCCTGCCGGTGCCGCCCGCGGCGGTGGTGCTGGGTACGGCGGCGGCGTACGCGTCCTTCACGGTGCCGGGCGCGGTGTTCACGGCGGTCACCGGGAGCGTGCTCTTCCAGCTGCCGCTCGCCCACCTGTGGGTGCTGTTGCTCGTGATCCCCCCGGCCGGCGCGGCGCTCGCCGGGCTCGGGGCGGCGCTGGGGCTGCTCGCGCCGCGTCAGGAGCTGGCGACGCTGCTGGGGCAGCTCGGGATGTCCGCGGCCCTGCTGCTGGGCGTCCTGCCGGCGAACCGTTTGCCCGAGCCGGTCACCTGGGCGCGGGACCTGCTGCCGTCCACGTACGGCGTGGAGGCGCTCTCCCGGTCGTTCGACGCGCGTCCCGACTGGGTGGCGGTCTTCGTGGACCTGGGGGTGTGCGCGGCCGTCGGCGTGGTGTCGCTGGCCGTCGCGACGTGGGCGTACCGGCGTGCGGCGGTCCGGTGAGGCGGACGCCGGGCGCGCCTGGCACGATGGCAGGGTGACCGCTCCCCTGACACCGCCTCACCAGCCGCGACACGATCCGTGGCAGACGCCGCCGGACGGCGCTTCCGGCGATTCCGGCTCCGATTCCGGCTCGGGTTCCGGGGACGGCTCCGTACCCGATGACAAGTCCGGCACGGGGGCCGAGGTGCGTACCGCGGTGGTCGTGACGGTGGCGCTCGCGGTCGCGGGGGTGCTGCTGGGGTTGCTGTGGCTGTGGCTCTCGCCGCGGATCCCGTTGGTCTCGGACGACACGGCCGTCTTCCTCAAGGACACGGAGGGGGAGGAGGCGATCGGCGCGGACGGGACGTTCGCGCTGCTGGGCCTCGGGTTCGGCGCGGTGGCCGCGGCGGTGGTCTTCCTCTTCCGCAAGCGGGGCGGGATCGCGGTGGTCGTGGGGCTGGTGCTGGGCGGGCTGATCGGGTCGTTCCTGGCGTGGAAGGTCGGCGTGTGGCTGGGGCCGACGTCGGACGTGGTCGCGCATGCGCGTGAGGTGGGGAAGGGGGTTACGTTCGACGCGCCGTTGAAGCTGAATGCCAAGGGGGCGTTGTTGGCGTGGCCTGTGGCGGCGATGGTGGTGAACCTGGCGTTGACCGCGGTGTTCGGGCCTCGGGATCCTGAGCCCGAGTGGGACTGGAGTGCGTTCGGCACGCCGCCCGGGGGCGCCAAGCCGTGAAGGTGGCCCTTGCGGGGCCGTCCGCGTGACGCTGTTGTCCTCAAGCGCCGGACGGGCTTGATTGTGCCTGGGCGGGGTTGATTGGGGCCGCTGGCCGGTGGTGGGTGCGGGTTACTGATGTCCTCAATCGCCGGACGGGCTTAAGAGGGTGCCGGGGTGGGGTTGAGTTGGGCGCTGCGGGGCGGTGGGTGGTGTCCTCAAGCGCCGGACGGGCCCAAGAAGGTCAGGGGCGGGCGATGGGGGACAGGGTGGCTGAGGTCAGGGTGGTGAGGGACTGGGGGGAGAGTTCTACCTCCAGGCCGCGGCGGCCCGCCGAGACGCAGATCGTCTCGTGCGACTCCGCCGAGCTGTCCAGGACCGTGCGGAGTCGTTTGCGCTGGCCCAGGGGCGAGATGCCGCCCCGTACGTAACCCGTCGTACGCTCCGCCGCCGCCGGATCCGCCATCGACGCGCGCTTGCCGCCCACCGCCGACGCCAGCGCCTTGAGGTCCAGCGAGCCGGCCACCGGCACCACCGCCACCGTCAGTTCGCCGTCCACGTCGGCCACCAGCGTCTTGAAGACCCGGTCGGGGGACACGCCCAGCGCCTCCGCGGCCTCCTCGCCGTACGAGGCCGACGCGGGGTCGTGCTCGTACGCGTGCAGGGTGTAGGGCGCGCCCGCCGCCGTCAGGGCGACCGTCGCCGGGGTGCCCCCCGATCCGGGCTGGGTCTTCTTCTTGGCCTTCGCCACCGGGGGTTCCTTGCGTCGGGGAGAGGGAGAGGGAGAGGGAGCGGGAGCGGGAGCGGGACGGGGAGCGGGCTCGCTCAGTTGGGGCTCGTCGGGGACCTGGTCAGGTCCACCGCCGGCAGGGACGGGAGGTGGCGGATCACCGCCGTCTCCGAGCGGAGGAGTCTCAGCTCCTCCCGCAGCCGCGCCGCCGTGTCCGGGGTCTCCAGCAGCCGCTGCTTCGACGGCGTGTCCAGCACCGCCGCCGCCGCGATCAGGTACGACACCACCGACGGCTCGTCGGGCAGGTCGTCGCCCGTCGCCAGCGTGCGTTCGCGGGCGCCCGCCAGCCGCTTCTGGTAGGCGCGGAACGCCCGCAGCACCGCCTCGGCCAACGCGGACGCGCCCTCGCCGACCTCCTCGGGCAGCTCCTCCACCTCGGCCGTCAGATAGGGGCCGCTCGCGTCGACGGACAGCAGCCGGACCCGGGTGGTGCCGGTGGCCATCACCTCGAAGCTGCCGTCGGGGCGTTCGCGGATCGTCGCCGCGTCCGCGACGCAGCCCACGTGGTGGAAGGCGGCCAGCGGCTCGGGGCCGAAGCCGTCGGTCGGGCCGCGCTCGGGCAGGGGCGCCTGGTCGGGCAGGCCCGGGGCGGTCGGCGACAGTTCGTGCCCGTCGCGGACGGCGACCACGGCGAAGCGGCGCGGCTCGGACTCGTCCGTCTTCAACAGCTCGCGCATCAGCGTGCGATAGCGCTCCTCGAAGACGTTCAGGGGCAGGACGAGGCCCGGGAACAGCACCGCGTTCAGCGGGAACAGAGGGAGGCGTGCGGTGGTCACAACGCTCAAGCGTAATGGCCGCGGGGCCTTCTCCGGTCTGCCCGGGCCCGCAAAGGCATTTCGGAGGCCACCTGGAGCCGTACCCCGTCCCGGGTTTCGAGGAACTGGCCCAGCGGATCGTCGGTGAAACACGTCCAGGGGAAGGACGTGGCGTACGGCCCGACGAGCCGGAACTGCTCCAGCGCCTCGGCCCACCGGCCGCGTCCCGCCAGGACGTACGCGAGGAGATTGCGCACCTCGGCCGGCCAGGGATCGCCCGCCTCGTACCGCGCGGACACCGCGACGGCCAGGTCGGCCGCCGCGTCGATCCGGTCCCCCTGTACGGAGGTGGGGTCGCCGCTCATCAGCAGGGTGAACGCCGCGCGCACGGGCAGCGCCTGGACGAGCGAGCCGGGCAGAGCGTCCCGCGCGGCCTGTTCGGCGAACTCGAAGCACTCGCGGTGCGAGCCGTACCAGAGGGCCGACAGGTACTGGAGCGCGGCGACATGGCAGCCGTAGTGGTGCGGGGAGCGCCGCACGGCCTGCGCCCAGAGCCCCTCGAACGCCGAGTGCGTGGCGTGGGTGCCGCGGGCGTGGTCGAGGGCCAGGCGCCACGGCACGGGGTCGCGGGGGTCGCCGTCGGCCGCCGCGTCGATCAGCGGGCCCATCTCCCGCAGCCGTTCGGCGCGCGCCGGTGACTCCCAGGCCCTGCGGACGGCGAGTTCGGCCTTCACGAGCAGCGCGTCCGGGTCTCGGGGCGTCACCGCGAGCCAGTCGGTGAGCCAGTCCTCGCGGCTGTGGGCGAACGCGGCCAGCCGTCTCACGTAGCGGTCCCGGTTCTCCCATTCGGCTGATTCCCGTGTGGTCGCGAGGAGTTCCGCGGCCTGCCCGTACGCGCCGAGGGCGGCGGAGACGAGCACGGGGGCGAGCCGTTCGTCGGGGGCGTCGAGCAGGACGGCGTCGTCCGGCGGCTGCCCCGCCGCGAGCAGCGGGGTGTGCCGGACCATACGCGCGGTGCCGATCAGGGCGCGGAGCAATGACATGGTGCCGACCATTGAAAACCGCAGGTCGTGGCCGCGCCAGGGGGCGGCTGTGAAGCTTTCGTAGGGGTGCGAAGGTTGTAGTGGACGAGGTCAAGGGCGGGCAAAGAAAGGGGATCAGCCGCGGCGTAGGAGACGGGAGGCGCCGGCCGCGACGGTGGTGGCGAGGATCCACCCGAGCAGGACCAGCACGGCCCCGGCCCATTGCCAACCGCCTTCCAGCCGCCAGTACCCGTACTGGCCGAGATCGATCACCGGGACGAGCAGGTCCAGCGCGAACAGGGCCGGGTTCCAGTCGGGGTGCTCGGTCGCCTTGAGCGGCGGCGGGGCGTGCCGGGTGAACGCGATCGTGCCGGCCGCCCAGAGGACCGCCATCCACAGCGCCGCGCGCCCCGGGCGGTAGCCGTACGCCACCGTCCAGTCCTGGAGGTACCCCCAGAGCTTCGCGGCGAGCGGCAGGGTCTCGCGCCGGCGGCGCTGCTTGACGAGCAGCACCTCGCGCGCGTCGGCGTCCTCGCCGCTGTTGCGCAGGACCTGCGCGAGCCGCTCGTACGGCTCCGGCGCGTACTCGGGGGTCGCGGCGGCCACCCACTCCAGGCGCCGGCTGAGCGGGAAGTGGCCGACCCACACGAGGTTCTCGTACACGAACCCGCCCATCGCGAGCCCGCCGGGACCCGGCCAGCTGGTCGACACGTCGACCAGCGTGACGATCCTCGCCCCGCTCAGCACGACCCGCCCCTCCTCGGGGCGTTCGCACTTGAACCGCAGCTCCGGCGTGACGATCCGGCGCAGCGACAGCTCCTCACCGGCCATCAGGACGAACCGCGCCTGGTCGAGGTCGACCGCGTCCCCGAACCGCCCGTCGTCCAGCCGCACCCCGCCCCGGCACTCGAAGGGCTGCACCCGGGTGCCGGGCGGCGGGCTGCCCGCGGTGCCGACGCCGTACGGGGGAGTGGAACCGGCGGGTCCGGTCTCGTCCGACACCCACGCGCCGGTCATGTGGAGCGTCCGCTCGACCGTCAGGCGCGGCGCGTTGAGCGCCCGGCGGTCGCGCGGGGCGCGCAGCCGGCTGCCGCGCAGGCTCAGCGACACCCCGATCTTCGCGCCGCGCAGACTCACCTCGCCGTATGTCTCGATCTGGTCGGCCTGGAGGTCCTGGGCCACGGTCATGCCGTCGGCGGTGATCGCCCTGCCGAGCCGGTCGGGGCGTACCTCTATCTGGCTGATCAGCAGATCCGTACCGATCTGGGCGTCCGTCAGCCGGATCCCGCGCTCGACACGGCACCGCGGCAGGTGAAGGTCACCCTCCGTGTGCAACCGGGCCGCCTCCAGGCGCGGTATCGCGCAGCCCACCATGCGCAGGGTGGTGAAGTGCGACTCGGGGAGCACGATCTCGTTGTCGAACAGGCAGCGGTCCAGTTCGACGTACGGCGCGATCGTGCCGCCCGCGAGCGTCAGCGTCCCGGTGATCCGCACCCCGCGCATCTTGAGCGCGGCGACCCGGCCCGGGAGCGCCGGCGGGCCGCTGAGCAGGAGCAACGCGATGACCCTGGCGCGCACGCTGCGGTTCGCGCCCCAGCCGTGCGGGGCGAACGGGTCGTCGCGCCGGGGGTCGTACGTGGAGAGGTCGTACGTACTGCCGTTCCGGAAGGCCTGCCACATGCCCAGCTCGGCCGCGCTGAGCCAGTCGGGAGCCTCACCTTCCTGCGGCTCGGTCACCGTCACTGCCGGCCCTCCGCTTCCCCGTCGCGTCGTTACTCATGGTGTTCCCTCTGGGTGACGGCCTGAACGCTAGTGGTGAGATGAGCCTGGCGGGA includes these proteins:
- a CDS encoding ABC transporter ATP-binding protein, with amino-acid sequence MCVVRDLVKTYPAARGRRGAPATPEVRATDGISLDVRRGEIFGLLGPNGAGKSTLVRQITGLMRPDSGSVELLGHDLVGHPERAARLIGYLGQESTALDELTVALAAETTGRLRGLSLRAARAERDAVLAELGLTEIAGRPLKKLSGGQRRLACFAAVLVGERPVLILDEPTTGMDPVARRAVWAAVDRRRAEHGATVVLVTHNVIEAETVLDRVAVLERGKVIACDTPAGLKEQVAGEVRVELVWRERAPLDVPEVAALRGSAQESGRRWVLRLAPDEARAAVAAVTGGEAFAALDDFTLATPSLEDVYLALGGRAKGLVKA
- the dnaE gene encoding DNA polymerase III subunit alpha, whose translation is MTKPPFTHLHVHTQYSLLDGAARLGDMFKACGEMGMSHIAMTDHGNLHGAYDFFHQAKKAGVTPIIGIEAYVAPESRRNKRKIQWGQPHQKRDDVSGSGGYTHKTIWAANAKGLHNLFRLSSDAYAEGWLTKWPRMDKETIAQWSEGLIASTGCPSGEVQTRLRLGQFDDALKAASEYQDIFGKDRYFLELMDHGIEIERRVRDGLLEIGQKLGIPPLVTNDSHYTYANEATAHDALLCIQTGKNLSDPDRFRFDGTGYYLKSTDEMYAVDSSDAWQEGCANTLLVAQQIDTEGMFQERNLMPKFDIPEGFTEVSWFREETMRGMARRYPGGIPDDRLKQVEYEMGIIIDMGFPGYFLVVADFIMWAKNNGIAVGPGRGSAAGSIVSYAMGITDLDPIEHGLIFERFLNPERISMPDVDIDFDERRRGEVIRYVTEKYGADKVAMIGTYGKIKAKNAIKDSARVLGYPYAMGDRLTKAMPADVLGKGIDLNGITDPKHPRYSEAGEIRGMYENEPDVKKVIDTAKGVEGLVRQMGVHAAGVIMSSEPIVDHAPIWVRHTDGVTITQWDYPQCESLGLLKMDFLGLRNLTIMDDAVKMVKANKGIDLDLLALPLTDPTTYELLCRGDTLGVFQFDGGPMRSLLRLMKPDNFEDISAVSALYRPGPMGMNSHTNYALRKNGQQEITPIHPELEEPLKEILGLTHGLIVYQEQVQKAAQIIAGYSLGEADILRRVMGKKKADELAKNFVLFQAGAKKNGYSDEAIQALWDVLVPFAGYAFNKAHSSAYGLVTYWTAYLKANYPAEYMAALLTSVKDDKDKSAVYLNECRRMGIKVLPPNVNESQSNFAAQGDDVILFGLTAIRNVGQNVVDSIIRCRKAKGKYTSFPDFLDKVEVVVCNKRTVESLIKAGAFDEMKHTRKGLVAHHEPMIDNVVAVKRKEAEGQFDLFGGMGDEATDEPGFGLDVEFSDVEWDKSYLLAQEREMLGLYVSDHPLFGLEHVLSDKSDAAISQLTGGEHADGAVVTIGGIISGLQRKMTKQGNAWAIATVEDLAGSIECMFFPATYQLVSTQLVEDTVVFVKGRLDKREDIPRLVAMELQVPDVSSAGTDAPVVITIPTVKVTPPMISRLGEILGHHRGNSEVRIKLQGARKTTVLRLDRHRVQPDAALFGDLKVLLGPACLAG
- a CDS encoding ABC transporter permease, with the translated sequence MRVARENSSGTTADGTPAPLAPRARLLPSLAAVYRAQMSRARVARIPLLFVATFQSVGIMVLMRGVVNGAEESRAVVAGASVLVVAFVALNLLAQYFGHLRASGGLDHFATLPVPPAAVVLGTAAAYASFTVPGAVFTAVTGSVLFQLPLAHLWVLLLVIPPAGAALAGLGAALGLLAPRQELATLLGQLGMSAALLLGVLPANRLPEPVTWARDLLPSTYGVEALSRSFDARPDWVAVFVDLGVCAAVGVVSLAVATWAYRRAAVR
- a CDS encoding NYN domain-containing protein; translation: MEHVDRCVVLVDAGYLLGAAASLLAGEPARSRITVDHAALIQGLRERAEADTEQPLLRIYWFDGAPDRVPQPEHRRLRVMPRVTVRLGALTRSDGRWAQKGVDAAMHAELTELARNRACSDVVLVTGDGDLLPGLMSAKEHGVAVHLWAVQAADGDYNQSEDLVAEADERRVLDRVWITKAVRARETGGVCPPPPVPRPEIAAILSAPLPESASASGAGAASGEAGGGEEAAAPGGAGVGAGAAGRNGSGPADHAPAADADASPAPGGRGVPTPKDLASLRAPLAPAGAAGGGVGAGAGAGAGTGAGATLRWSSDKGWVERPGGGGGGATAGEPPETASLPTLAQLTSAEQRWADREEDITTVGGDPFEVGQVFARRWMERLPEAGHVQKLSVMYPRVPHRIDGELLRYAARFGLLAHKDDQIDEHDRYAIRAGFWREIDVRATESAPPA
- the ybaK gene encoding Cys-tRNA(Pro) deacylase, encoding MAKAKKKTQPGSGGTPATVALTAAGAPYTLHAYEHDPASASYGEEAAEALGVSPDRVFKTLVADVDGELTVAVVPVAGSLDLKALASAVGGKRASMADPAAAERTTGYVRGGISPLGQRKRLRTVLDSSAESHETICVSAGRRGLEVELSPQSLTTLTSATLSPIARP